In a genomic window of Streptomyces sp. BHT-5-2:
- a CDS encoding GNAT family N-acetyltransferase produces the protein MTEIRTPRLLLRRWHDDDLVPMADINADPRVMRWIDDGSVRDLDQTAEAIEWWEEEWDEEGFGLFAVELLASGELAGFTGLSVPEFLPEVGPAVAISWRLGAQFWGQGYASEAAQATLEFALQDRGLDHVISISRAGDAASENVIRKLGMVLERETTHPVHGYPLRVHTIDLTEYQA, from the coding sequence ATGACTGAGATCCGTACCCCCCGCCTTCTGCTCCGTCGCTGGCATGACGACGACCTCGTGCCCATGGCCGACATCAACGCCGACCCGCGGGTCATGCGCTGGATCGACGACGGTTCGGTGCGCGACCTGGACCAGACGGCAGAGGCCATCGAGTGGTGGGAGGAGGAGTGGGACGAGGAGGGCTTCGGCCTCTTCGCCGTCGAGCTGCTGGCCTCGGGTGAACTGGCCGGCTTCACGGGGCTGTCCGTGCCCGAGTTCCTGCCGGAGGTAGGGCCCGCCGTGGCTATCAGCTGGCGGCTCGGCGCACAGTTCTGGGGCCAGGGCTACGCGTCCGAAGCCGCCCAAGCCACGCTGGAGTTCGCACTCCAGGACCGTGGCCTGGACCACGTCATCAGCATCAGCCGGGCCGGTGACGCTGCCTCCGAGAACGTCATCCGCAAGCTCGGAATGGTGCTGGAGCGCGAGACGACCCACCCGGTGCACGGTTATCCGCTGCGCGTTCACACCATCGACCTCACCGAGTACCAGGCGTGA
- a CDS encoding DUF6431 domain-containing protein — translation MLIVDADAASVERQLQAGRLNCPSCTAVLAPWGHGRPREVRGDLGTRLSVRPRRSRCSACGTTHVLLPQMMWPRRADTAEVIGAGLEIAAQGMGHRQVAAHLGLADGTVRGWIRRFRGRSEEVRRHFTVALVALADDPVMPDPSGTPLGDAV, via the coding sequence GTGCTGATCGTCGACGCCGATGCGGCGAGCGTGGAACGTCAGCTGCAGGCCGGCCGGTTGAACTGCCCGTCGTGCACTGCGGTTCTCGCGCCGTGGGGGCACGGACGGCCGCGGGAAGTACGCGGTGATCTCGGGACCCGTCTGTCCGTACGCCCTCGCCGGTCGCGCTGTTCGGCCTGCGGGACCACCCACGTGCTCCTGCCGCAGATGATGTGGCCGCGCCGGGCGGATACGGCCGAGGTGATCGGAGCCGGGCTGGAGATAGCAGCCCAAGGCATGGGCCACCGCCAGGTCGCCGCGCATCTAGGCTTGGCCGACGGCACGGTCCGCGGATGGATCCGCCGCTTTCGCGGTCGGTCCGAGGAGGTTCGCCGGCACTTCACTGTCGCCCTGGTCGCACTCGCTGACGACCCGGTGATGCCCGATCCGTCCGGGACGCCGCTCGGGGATGCCGTCTGA
- a CDS encoding peptidoglycan bridge formation glycyltransferase FemA/FemB family protein, with product MSFRLKAITREDHLAFVRARPAVSHLQIPSWGDVKPDWRAEGLGWFDESDRLVGVGLVLLRPLPKLKRYFAYLPEGPVIDWAAPDLERWLEPMLAYLKGRGAFSVKMGPPVVARRWSAEVVKAATADPQARRLRDVEATVHEPRAFDVADRLRLLGWQQTEPSGEDGFAAGQPRYVFQVPFAGRSLEEVQRGLNQQWRRNIKKAEKAGVKVVQGGYADLPAFHQIYVETAERDRFMPRPLSYFQRMWTALRAEDPDRMRLYLAQHEGEVLAAATMLTVGEHVWYSYGASTSRKREVQPNNAIQWRMMSDAHALGAGVYDFRGITDTLEQSNHLLGLLRFKAGSGGEAVEYLGEWDFPLNKVLHKALDRYMSRR from the coding sequence ATGAGCTTTCGCCTGAAGGCGATCACCCGTGAGGACCATCTGGCCTTCGTCCGGGCCCGGCCAGCGGTGAGTCACCTGCAGATTCCCTCGTGGGGAGATGTGAAGCCGGACTGGCGGGCGGAGGGCCTGGGCTGGTTCGACGAGAGTGACCGCCTCGTCGGCGTGGGGCTGGTGCTGCTGCGGCCGTTGCCGAAGCTGAAGCGGTACTTCGCCTATCTGCCGGAGGGGCCGGTCATCGACTGGGCTGCGCCGGATCTGGAGCGGTGGCTTGAGCCGATGCTCGCGTACTTGAAGGGGCGGGGTGCGTTCTCGGTGAAGATGGGGCCGCCCGTGGTGGCCCGCCGCTGGAGTGCCGAGGTCGTCAAGGCCGCCACCGCCGACCCACAGGCCCGGCGGCTGCGCGATGTGGAGGCCACCGTGCACGAACCGCGGGCCTTCGACGTTGCCGATCGGTTGCGCCTGCTGGGCTGGCAGCAGACCGAGCCCAGTGGCGAGGACGGCTTCGCTGCGGGCCAGCCGCGCTACGTGTTCCAAGTGCCCTTCGCCGGGCGATCCCTGGAAGAGGTCCAGCGGGGCCTGAACCAGCAGTGGCGCCGCAACATCAAGAAGGCGGAGAAGGCCGGCGTCAAGGTCGTCCAGGGCGGCTACGCGGACCTGCCCGCCTTCCACCAGATCTACGTGGAGACCGCCGAGCGCGACCGGTTCATGCCCCGCCCGCTGTCCTACTTCCAGCGTATGTGGACCGCGTTGAGGGCCGAGGATCCCGACCGCATGCGCCTCTACCTGGCCCAACACGAGGGTGAGGTGCTCGCGGCGGCCACGATGCTGACCGTCGGCGAACACGTCTGGTACTCCTACGGCGCCTCCACCAGCCGCAAGCGCGAGGTCCAGCCGAACAACGCGATCCAGTGGCGGATGATGTCCGACGCCCACGCGCTCGGCGCGGGCGTCTATGACTTCCGCGGCATCACCGACACCCTGGAGCAGAGCAACCACCTGCTGGGGCTCTTGCGGTTCAAGGCCGGCTCCGGCGGCGAGGCTGTCGAATACCTCGGCGAGTGGGACTTCCCGCTCAACAAGGTCCTGCACAAGGCCCTCGACCGCTACATGTCCCGCCGCTGA
- a CDS encoding helix-turn-helix domain-containing protein — MALLDLLGRRWALRVLWELRDGSSPTFRQLQQRCGGVSSSVLADRLRELGQADLVEHAGEGYLLTGQGRTLLERLAQLDAWASDWRPKAAD, encoded by the coding sequence ATGGCGCTCCTGGACCTCTTGGGTCGACGCTGGGCGCTGCGAGTCCTATGGGAGCTACGGGACGGCTCATCTCCGACCTTTCGCCAGCTCCAGCAACGATGCGGCGGCGTCTCATCAAGCGTCCTGGCAGACAGGCTTCGCGAGCTTGGGCAGGCCGACCTCGTCGAGCACGCCGGCGAGGGCTACCTGCTCACTGGACAGGGAAGGACCCTTCTCGAACGTCTCGCCCAGCTCGATGCATGGGCCTCCGACTGGCGGCCCAAGGCGGCGGACTGA
- a CDS encoding carboxymuconolactone decarboxylase family protein, which translates to MPLKSKQPRIEPLSPPYDEGASEALELLGHSPIQLFRVWARRPELARSIAGWGSYYFSRRSALTLRQRELVIDRTTALCSADYEWAVHVAGFAEKAGFDAAQLASLADGKPADDCWNAADRAVLEAVDELHATVDLSDDTWANLVAVADEDAALELVLVCGWYHAISFAVRALRLPLEPGNRADRRALIAGVAVLQTTSDAAQGVRDLLGAALEVQ; encoded by the coding sequence GTGCCTCTGAAATCGAAGCAACCGCGAATCGAACCGCTCTCACCGCCCTACGACGAGGGGGCCAGCGAGGCCCTTGAGCTCCTCGGGCATTCACCCATCCAGCTGTTCCGGGTGTGGGCCCGCCGGCCCGAGCTCGCCCGCTCCATCGCGGGCTGGGGAAGCTACTACTTCTCTCGGCGCTCCGCTCTCACTCTGCGCCAGCGCGAGCTGGTCATCGACCGGACCACCGCGCTGTGTAGCGCCGACTACGAGTGGGCCGTGCACGTCGCAGGCTTCGCCGAGAAGGCGGGATTTGACGCCGCGCAGCTTGCGTCCCTCGCGGATGGAAAGCCAGCGGACGACTGCTGGAACGCCGCTGATCGTGCCGTGCTTGAAGCGGTCGACGAGCTCCATGCGACCGTTGATCTCTCCGACGACACCTGGGCCAACCTGGTCGCTGTTGCCGATGAAGATGCCGCACTCGAGCTGGTCTTGGTCTGCGGTTGGTACCACGCCATCTCGTTCGCTGTCAGGGCGCTCCGTCTGCCCCTTGAACCCGGCAACCGAGCCGATCGCCGCGCACTGATCGCCGGGGTCGCGGTCCTCCAGACGACCTCGGATGCTGCACAGGGCGTCCGCGACCTCCTCGGGGCGGCTCTCGAGGTCCAGTGA
- a CDS encoding DUF1330 domain-containing protein, whose translation MPKGYWVSVYRTISDPEKLAAYNKLAGPAVKAGGGRTFARDGRVVAHDAGIAERTVLIEFDSFEQAVAARESAAYQEALAALADGVERDFRIVEGID comes from the coding sequence ATGCCCAAGGGCTACTGGGTCAGCGTCTACCGCACCATTTCAGACCCTGAGAAGCTGGCTGCTTACAACAAGCTGGCCGGTCCGGCCGTCAAGGCCGGGGGCGGCCGGACCTTCGCCCGTGACGGTCGGGTCGTGGCGCATGACGCCGGAATCGCCGAGCGCACCGTCCTGATCGAGTTCGACAGCTTCGAGCAGGCCGTCGCGGCGCGCGAGAGTGCGGCCTACCAGGAGGCGCTGGCCGCTCTCGCCGACGGCGTCGAGCGCGACTTCCGCATCGTCGAAGGCATCGACTGA
- a CDS encoding GNAT family N-acetyltransferase, with the protein MVRLRVLTTDDWPLWRDVRLAALSEAPRSFKSRLEDWHGGGEERWRARLAMTGAHNIVAFLRGQAVGMASGLPADREVCELRSVWVSPEARGCGVGDLLVAVIEAWARRSGATTLKLAVIPGNEPAVTLYQRHGFDFSGEFGDLVSGDGVREQLMVKILR; encoded by the coding sequence TGGTGCGCCTGCGGGTTCTCACGACTGACGACTGGCCGTTGTGGCGGGACGTTCGTCTCGCTGCGCTGAGTGAGGCTCCGCGCTCCTTCAAGTCCCGGCTGGAGGACTGGCACGGCGGTGGGGAGGAGCGGTGGCGTGCGCGTCTGGCCATGACCGGGGCTCACAACATCGTCGCGTTTCTGCGCGGGCAGGCGGTGGGAATGGCCAGTGGGCTTCCCGCGGACCGCGAGGTCTGCGAGCTGAGATCGGTGTGGGTCAGTCCCGAGGCCCGGGGCTGCGGCGTCGGAGACCTCCTGGTCGCGGTGATCGAGGCGTGGGCCCGACGATCGGGCGCCACCACGTTGAAGCTGGCGGTGATCCCGGGCAACGAGCCTGCCGTGACGCTGTATCAACGCCACGGGTTCGACTTCTCCGGAGAATTCGGGGATCTCGTGTCCGGCGACGGGGTCAGGGAACAGCTGATGGTGAAGATTCTACGCTGA